The following proteins come from a genomic window of Sorghum bicolor cultivar BTx623 chromosome 3, Sorghum_bicolor_NCBIv3, whole genome shotgun sequence:
- the LOC8069579 gene encoding lisH domain and HEAT repeat-containing protein KIAA1468 homolog isoform X1, translating to MAAVGVGAADERWASLCNCVVNFLLEERYHLTALELMQELQEDGRSAHALRLRAFFSDPALFPPDLVARASSAPPGADPQILLQEKIAAEEKLALVEYDLRLAKEDLSQFKLDLQKQKESSPDDSNGLLLGASIREGSTSQQDKWDTKISALGPLKDNERKDLNCAVKEYLLLAGYRFAAMTFIEEVPDQDLDVWPNSSACVPDALRRYYYQYLSSSAEAAEEKISILQENETLLKDNERLNAENDSLMKSREGANSQVTALRKSLEAAHRDIKDKEKMIQDLRQSLDVQRKELNDCRAEITALKMYIEGTQSSKQLFVGTSDGVKLHSIANSVGASSLNNEDEDSKGSEAVTKKLASAVNITDDTQKDRQVLESSVEGSSISETPVSFTTDENGSYDTSEKDKSASNISSNNVCFQSNLHGASMTGKSQGSSDGISMYLSIEKLESPSKQKCSDKMALETIKIVSDALPKIVPYVLINHREELLPLIICAIEKHPDSDVRDSLTHTLFNLIKRPDGEQRHIIMDACVELAKSIGEMRTETELLPQCWEQINHQYEERRLLVAQSCGELAIYVRPEIRDSLILSIVQQLVEDAAVIVREAATHNLALLLPMFPNLDKYYKVEELMFQLVCDPSGAVVEVALKELVPAVVTWGDKLDQISRVLLAHILASAQRCPPISGVEGTIDSHLRVLGEQERWNIGVLLRMLTELLPFIHQKAIQTCPFASVNPSSTPENFSASCLKSYAAGDSEWSAFEWMHTDCLPNLIKLACLLPVKEDNLRTIITKYLLEVSGLYGKDYLEHIMLPVFLVAAGDIDSGDFTYFPLSIQPKVRGLRPKTSTAEKLAIMCVFPLLLSGILGSPSSRQQLEEYLRKVLIQNTKDGSFSMHHTTEIINAVRFLCLFVEHHSVIFNVLWEMVVSSGTCLKINAAALLRALVCVLYMKDSVIFYAFYDIRFCFNVQVPYTDVKVASTHILPALVTLGSDQNLKVKYASIDAFGAVAQHFKNDMVVDKIRIQMDAFLEDGSHEASISVIRALAVAVPHSTDRLREYLLTKIFNMTSITPVSDDIERRCERANVLCEALRALDATDLPAMGVRDLLLPSIQNLLKDLDALDPAHKEALEIISRERSGGTLESISKVMGAHLGIASSVSSFFGESSLLTKKEGGEEHDPAGPTVPEPNLQAQPESTRFGRIMRSGFGDILRGQSKG from the exons ATGGCAGCGGTGGGCGTAGGTGCAGCGGACGAGCGGTGGGCTTCGTTGTGCAACTGCGTGGTGAACTTCTTGCTGGAGGAGCGGTATCACCTCACGGCGCTAGAGCTAATGCAGGAGCTCCAGGAGGACGGCCGCTCCGCGCACGCCCTCCGCCTCCGCGCCTTCTTCTCCGATCCAGCGCTCTTCCCGCCCGATCTCGTCGCCCGCGCATCCTCTGCGCCGCCCG GAGCTGATCCACAGATTTTGCTACAAGAGAAAATAGCAGCAGAAGAAAAGTTGGCACTCGTGGAGTATGATCTGCGCCTAGCCAAAGAAGACCTTTCACAGTTCAAGCTTGACTTGCAAAAACAAAAAGAATCATCTCCTGATGATTCAAATG GGCTCCTTTTGGGTGCTTCTATACGTGAAGGATCTACTAGCCAACAAGACAAATGGGATACGAAAATTTCAGCATTAGGCCCTCTAAAGGATAATGAGCGAAAAGATCTTAACTGTGCTGTAAAAGAATACTTGCTTTTGGCAGGGTATCGATTTGCTGCTATGACATTCATTGAGGAG GTTCCTGATCAAGACCTTGatgtttggccaaacagttCAGCATGTGTCCCTGATGCCCTTCGTCGTTATTACTATCAGTACCTTTCATCTAGTGCAGAGGCTGCGGAG GAAAAAATATCCATACTTCAGGAAAATGAAACGTTACTTAAGGACAATGAACGACTCAATGCTGAAAATGATTCCTTGATGAAGAGCAGGGAAGGAGCTAATAGTCAGGTTACCGCTTTAAGAAAGTCTTTGGAAGCTGCACATAGAGATATAAAAGACAAGGAAAAAATG ATTCAAGACTTGAGGCAGTCACTGGATGTCCAGAGGAAGGAGCTGAATGACTGCAGAGCTGAAATTACAGCCCTGAAGATGTACATTGAAGGGACTCAATCAAGTAAGCAATTGTTTGTTGGAACTAGTGATGGTGTGAAGTTGCATTCCATTGCTAATTCTGTGGgcgcatcatcattgaataatGAAGATGAGGACTCAAAAGGATCTGAAGCCGTAACAAAGAAGCTAGCATCGGCAGTAAATATTACTGATGATACACAGAAAGATCGCCAAGTTCTAGAAAGTAGTGTTGAAGGTTCCTCAATTTCAGAAACTCCAGTTTCTTTCACAACTGATGAGAATGGCAGCTATGATACTTCAGAAAAAGATAAATCTGCATCAAATATCTCATCGAACAATGTATGTTTTCAGAGTAATCTGCATGGAGCTTCCATGACTGGTAAAAGCCAGGGGAGTTCAGATGGCATATCCATGTATTTATCTATTGAGAAACTAGAGAGCCCAAGTAAACAAAAATGTTCAGATAAGATG GCTTTGGAGACTATAAAGATAGTTTCAGATGCACTTCCAAAGATTGTTCCTTATGTGCTCATAAACCATCGTGAG GAACTTCTTCCATTGATCATATGTGCTATAGAAAAGCATCCAGATAGCGATGTACGAGATTCCTTGACTCATACATTGTTTAACCTGATAAAACGGCCTGATGGAGAACAGAGACACATCATAATGGAT GCTTGTGTAGAATTAGCAAAGAGCATTGGTGAGATGAGGACAGAAACTGAGCTACTTCCACAATGTTGGGAACAG ATAAACCACCAATATGAGGAGCGTAGATTGCTTGTTGCCCAGTCGTGTGGAGAACTTGCCATTTATGTCCGTCCAGAGATACGAGATTCCCTCATTTTATCCATTGTGCAACAACTCGTTGAGGATGCTGCAGTTATTGTAAGGGAAGCTGCAACACATAACCTGGCATTGCTTCTTCCTATGTTTCCAAACCTGGACAAATATTATAAG GTTGAGGAGTTAATGTTCCAATTGGTCTGTGACCCATCTGGGGCAGTTGTGGAAGTTGCACTGAAGGAACTTGTTCCTGCTGTAGTAACATGGGGAGATAAACTTGATCAGATATCAAGAGTGCTATTGGCTCATATCCTGGCATCTGCTCAG CGGTGTCCACCTATTTCAGGTGTTGAAGGTACAATAGACTCTCATCTTCGTGTTTTAGGAGAACAAGAGCGCTGGAATATTGGTGTCCTTCTTCGAATGTTGACTGAGTTGCTACCATTTATTCATCAGAAAGCTATACAGACTTGTCCCTTTGCATCAGTCAATCCGAGTTCTACACCAGAAAACTTCTCAGCATCCTGCCTAAAATCATATGCAGC AGGTGACTCAGAGTGGTCAGCATTTGAGTGGATGCACACTGATTGCCTGCCGAATTTGATCAAGCTTGCCTGCTTGTTGCCTGTGAAAGAAGATAACTTAAGAACCATTATCACAAAG TACCTCTTGGAAGTATCTGGACTCTATGGCAAAGATTATCTGGAGCACATTATGCTACCTGTATTTCTTGTAGCAGCTGGTGATATTGATAGTGGCGATTTTACCTATTTTCCTCTATCAATCCAGCCAAAAGTCCGTG GCTTGCGGCCGAAAACTTCAACTGCTGAAAAACTTGCCATCATGTGTGTCTTCCCATTATTGTTATCTGGTATTTTGGGTTCTCCTTCCAGTCGTCAACAGTTGGAAGAATATCTGAGAAAAGTACTTATCCAAAACACCAAGGATGGTTCATTTTCTATGCATCATACTACTGAGATCATTAATGCAGTTCGGTTTCTTTG CTTATTTGTGGAGCACCATAGTGTCATCTTTAACGTTTTGTGGGAGATGGTTGTGAGCTCTGGTACCTGCCTGAAAATAAATGCTGCGGCTCTACTGAGAGCACTTGTATGTGTACTGTACATGAAAGATTCAGTGATCTTCTATGCTTTTTATGATATTCGTTTTTGCTTTAACGTACAGGTACCCTACACTGATGTGAAAGTAGCATCAACTCATATTTTGCCAGCACTTGTTACTCTTGGCTCTGatcaaaacttgaaagtaaaatATGCTAGTATAGATGCATTTGGAGCTGTTGCTCAGCATTTCAAAAATGACATG GTTGTTGACAAAATACGCATTCAAATGGATGCTTTTCTTGAAGATGGATCGCATGAAGCTTCTATTTCTGTTATTCGTGCACTTGCAGTAGCTGTGCCTCATTCAACAGATAGGCTACGTGAAT ATCTTTTAACCAAGATATTTAACATGACAAGCATCACACCTGTCAGCGATGATATTGAACGGCGTTGTGAAAGAGCAAATGTACTCTGTGAAGCACTCCGGGCTCTGGATGCTACAG ATCTTCCTGCTATGGGTGTACGTGATCTGCTTCTGCCATCAATACAGAATTTGTTAAAAGATCTCGATGCTCTAGACCCTGCGCACAAGGAGGCTTTAGAAATCATAAGCCGGGAAAGGTCAGGGGGTACGCTGGAAAGCATCAGCAAGGTAATGGGGGCACATCTTGGGATTGCATCATCGGTCAGCAGTTTCTTTGGTGAGAGCAGTCTCCTCACAAAGAAAGAAGGTGGCGAGGAACATGACCCTGCTGGCCCCACCGTGCCTGAGCCAAACCTGCAGGCTCAGCCAGAGAGCACGAGGTTTGGTCGCATAATGAGGAGCGGCTTTGGAGACATATTGCGAGGTCAAAGCAAAGGATAG
- the LOC8069579 gene encoding lisH domain and HEAT repeat-containing protein KIAA1468 isoform X3, protein MAAVGVGAADERWASLCNCVVNFLLEERYHLTALELMQELQEDGRSAHALRLRAFFSDPALFPPDLVARASSAPPGADPQILLQEKIAAEEKLALVEYDLRLAKEDLSQFKLDLQKQKESSPDDSNGLLLGASIREGSTSQQDKWDTKISALGPLKDNERKDLNCAVKEYLLLAGYRFAAMTFIEEVPDQDLDVWPNSSACVPDALRRYYYQYLSSSAEAAEEKISILQENETLLKDNERLNAENDSLMKSREGANSQVTALRKSLEAAHRDIKDKEKMIQDLRQSLDVQRKELNDCRAEITALKMYIEGTQSSKQLFVGTSDGVKLHSIANSVGASSLNNEDEDSKGSEAVTKKLASAVNITDDTQKDRQVLESSVEGSSISETPVSFTTDENGSYDTSEKDKSASNISSNNVCFQSNLHGASMTGKSQGSSDGISMYLSIEKLESPSKQKCSDKMALETIKIVSDALPKIVPYVLINHREELLPLIICAIEKHPDSDACVELAKSIGEMRTETELLPQCWEQINHQYEERRLLVAQSCGELAIYVRPEIRDSLILSIVQQLVEDAAVIVREAATHNLALLLPMFPNLDKYYKVEELMFQLVCDPSGAVVEVALKELVPAVVTWGDKLDQISRVLLAHILASAQRCPPISGVEGTIDSHLRVLGEQERWNIGVLLRMLTELLPFIHQKAIQTCPFASVNPSSTPENFSASCLKSYAAGDSEWSAFEWMHTDCLPNLIKLACLLPVKEDNLRTIITKYLLEVSGLYGKDYLEHIMLPVFLVAAGDIDSGDFTYFPLSIQPKVRGLRPKTSTAEKLAIMCVFPLLLSGILGSPSSRQQLEEYLRKVLIQNTKDGSFSMHHTTEIINAVRFLCLFVEHHSVIFNVLWEMVVSSGTCLKINAAALLRALVCVLYMKDSVIFYAFYDIRFCFNVQVPYTDVKVASTHILPALVTLGSDQNLKVKYASIDAFGAVAQHFKNDMVVDKIRIQMDAFLEDGSHEASISVIRALAVAVPHSTDRLREYLLTKIFNMTSITPVSDDIERRCERANVLCEALRALDATDLPAMGVRDLLLPSIQNLLKDLDALDPAHKEALEIISRERSGGTLESISKVMGAHLGIASSVSSFFGESSLLTKKEGGEEHDPAGPTVPEPNLQAQPESTRFGRIMRSGFGDILRGQSKG, encoded by the exons ATGGCAGCGGTGGGCGTAGGTGCAGCGGACGAGCGGTGGGCTTCGTTGTGCAACTGCGTGGTGAACTTCTTGCTGGAGGAGCGGTATCACCTCACGGCGCTAGAGCTAATGCAGGAGCTCCAGGAGGACGGCCGCTCCGCGCACGCCCTCCGCCTCCGCGCCTTCTTCTCCGATCCAGCGCTCTTCCCGCCCGATCTCGTCGCCCGCGCATCCTCTGCGCCGCCCG GAGCTGATCCACAGATTTTGCTACAAGAGAAAATAGCAGCAGAAGAAAAGTTGGCACTCGTGGAGTATGATCTGCGCCTAGCCAAAGAAGACCTTTCACAGTTCAAGCTTGACTTGCAAAAACAAAAAGAATCATCTCCTGATGATTCAAATG GGCTCCTTTTGGGTGCTTCTATACGTGAAGGATCTACTAGCCAACAAGACAAATGGGATACGAAAATTTCAGCATTAGGCCCTCTAAAGGATAATGAGCGAAAAGATCTTAACTGTGCTGTAAAAGAATACTTGCTTTTGGCAGGGTATCGATTTGCTGCTATGACATTCATTGAGGAG GTTCCTGATCAAGACCTTGatgtttggccaaacagttCAGCATGTGTCCCTGATGCCCTTCGTCGTTATTACTATCAGTACCTTTCATCTAGTGCAGAGGCTGCGGAG GAAAAAATATCCATACTTCAGGAAAATGAAACGTTACTTAAGGACAATGAACGACTCAATGCTGAAAATGATTCCTTGATGAAGAGCAGGGAAGGAGCTAATAGTCAGGTTACCGCTTTAAGAAAGTCTTTGGAAGCTGCACATAGAGATATAAAAGACAAGGAAAAAATG ATTCAAGACTTGAGGCAGTCACTGGATGTCCAGAGGAAGGAGCTGAATGACTGCAGAGCTGAAATTACAGCCCTGAAGATGTACATTGAAGGGACTCAATCAAGTAAGCAATTGTTTGTTGGAACTAGTGATGGTGTGAAGTTGCATTCCATTGCTAATTCTGTGGgcgcatcatcattgaataatGAAGATGAGGACTCAAAAGGATCTGAAGCCGTAACAAAGAAGCTAGCATCGGCAGTAAATATTACTGATGATACACAGAAAGATCGCCAAGTTCTAGAAAGTAGTGTTGAAGGTTCCTCAATTTCAGAAACTCCAGTTTCTTTCACAACTGATGAGAATGGCAGCTATGATACTTCAGAAAAAGATAAATCTGCATCAAATATCTCATCGAACAATGTATGTTTTCAGAGTAATCTGCATGGAGCTTCCATGACTGGTAAAAGCCAGGGGAGTTCAGATGGCATATCCATGTATTTATCTATTGAGAAACTAGAGAGCCCAAGTAAACAAAAATGTTCAGATAAGATG GCTTTGGAGACTATAAAGATAGTTTCAGATGCACTTCCAAAGATTGTTCCTTATGTGCTCATAAACCATCGTGAG GAACTTCTTCCATTGATCATATGTGCTATAGAAAAGCATCCAGATAGCGAT GCTTGTGTAGAATTAGCAAAGAGCATTGGTGAGATGAGGACAGAAACTGAGCTACTTCCACAATGTTGGGAACAG ATAAACCACCAATATGAGGAGCGTAGATTGCTTGTTGCCCAGTCGTGTGGAGAACTTGCCATTTATGTCCGTCCAGAGATACGAGATTCCCTCATTTTATCCATTGTGCAACAACTCGTTGAGGATGCTGCAGTTATTGTAAGGGAAGCTGCAACACATAACCTGGCATTGCTTCTTCCTATGTTTCCAAACCTGGACAAATATTATAAG GTTGAGGAGTTAATGTTCCAATTGGTCTGTGACCCATCTGGGGCAGTTGTGGAAGTTGCACTGAAGGAACTTGTTCCTGCTGTAGTAACATGGGGAGATAAACTTGATCAGATATCAAGAGTGCTATTGGCTCATATCCTGGCATCTGCTCAG CGGTGTCCACCTATTTCAGGTGTTGAAGGTACAATAGACTCTCATCTTCGTGTTTTAGGAGAACAAGAGCGCTGGAATATTGGTGTCCTTCTTCGAATGTTGACTGAGTTGCTACCATTTATTCATCAGAAAGCTATACAGACTTGTCCCTTTGCATCAGTCAATCCGAGTTCTACACCAGAAAACTTCTCAGCATCCTGCCTAAAATCATATGCAGC AGGTGACTCAGAGTGGTCAGCATTTGAGTGGATGCACACTGATTGCCTGCCGAATTTGATCAAGCTTGCCTGCTTGTTGCCTGTGAAAGAAGATAACTTAAGAACCATTATCACAAAG TACCTCTTGGAAGTATCTGGACTCTATGGCAAAGATTATCTGGAGCACATTATGCTACCTGTATTTCTTGTAGCAGCTGGTGATATTGATAGTGGCGATTTTACCTATTTTCCTCTATCAATCCAGCCAAAAGTCCGTG GCTTGCGGCCGAAAACTTCAACTGCTGAAAAACTTGCCATCATGTGTGTCTTCCCATTATTGTTATCTGGTATTTTGGGTTCTCCTTCCAGTCGTCAACAGTTGGAAGAATATCTGAGAAAAGTACTTATCCAAAACACCAAGGATGGTTCATTTTCTATGCATCATACTACTGAGATCATTAATGCAGTTCGGTTTCTTTG CTTATTTGTGGAGCACCATAGTGTCATCTTTAACGTTTTGTGGGAGATGGTTGTGAGCTCTGGTACCTGCCTGAAAATAAATGCTGCGGCTCTACTGAGAGCACTTGTATGTGTACTGTACATGAAAGATTCAGTGATCTTCTATGCTTTTTATGATATTCGTTTTTGCTTTAACGTACAGGTACCCTACACTGATGTGAAAGTAGCATCAACTCATATTTTGCCAGCACTTGTTACTCTTGGCTCTGatcaaaacttgaaagtaaaatATGCTAGTATAGATGCATTTGGAGCTGTTGCTCAGCATTTCAAAAATGACATG GTTGTTGACAAAATACGCATTCAAATGGATGCTTTTCTTGAAGATGGATCGCATGAAGCTTCTATTTCTGTTATTCGTGCACTTGCAGTAGCTGTGCCTCATTCAACAGATAGGCTACGTGAAT ATCTTTTAACCAAGATATTTAACATGACAAGCATCACACCTGTCAGCGATGATATTGAACGGCGTTGTGAAAGAGCAAATGTACTCTGTGAAGCACTCCGGGCTCTGGATGCTACAG ATCTTCCTGCTATGGGTGTACGTGATCTGCTTCTGCCATCAATACAGAATTTGTTAAAAGATCTCGATGCTCTAGACCCTGCGCACAAGGAGGCTTTAGAAATCATAAGCCGGGAAAGGTCAGGGGGTACGCTGGAAAGCATCAGCAAGGTAATGGGGGCACATCTTGGGATTGCATCATCGGTCAGCAGTTTCTTTGGTGAGAGCAGTCTCCTCACAAAGAAAGAAGGTGGCGAGGAACATGACCCTGCTGGCCCCACCGTGCCTGAGCCAAACCTGCAGGCTCAGCCAGAGAGCACGAGGTTTGGTCGCATAATGAGGAGCGGCTTTGGAGACATATTGCGAGGTCAAAGCAAAGGATAG
- the LOC8069579 gene encoding lisH domain and HEAT repeat-containing protein KIAA1468 homolog isoform X4 gives MAAVGVGAADERWASLCNCVVNFLLEERYHLTALELMQELQEDGRSAHALRLRAFFSDPALFPPDLVARASSAPPGADPQILLQEKIAAEEKLALVEYDLRLAKEDLSQFKLDLQKQKESSPDDSNGLLLGASIREGSTSQQDKWDTKISALGPLKDNERKDLNCAVKEYLLLAGYRFAAMTFIEEVPDQDLDVWPNSSACVPDALRRYYYQYLSSSAEAAEEKISILQENETLLKDNERLNAENDSLMKSREGANSQVTALRKSLEAAHRDIKDKEKMIQDLRQSLDVQRKELNDCRAEITALKMYIEGTQSNEDSKGSEAVTKKLASAVNITDDTQKDRQVLESSVEGSSISETPVSFTTDENGSYDTSEKDKSASNISSNNVCFQSNLHGASMTGKSQGSSDGISMYLSIEKLESPSKQKCSDKMALETIKIVSDALPKIVPYVLINHREELLPLIICAIEKHPDSDVRDSLTHTLFNLIKRPDGEQRHIIMDACVELAKSIGEMRTETELLPQCWEQINHQYEERRLLVAQSCGELAIYVRPEIRDSLILSIVQQLVEDAAVIVREAATHNLALLLPMFPNLDKYYKVEELMFQLVCDPSGAVVEVALKELVPAVVTWGDKLDQISRVLLAHILASAQRCPPISGVEGTIDSHLRVLGEQERWNIGVLLRMLTELLPFIHQKAIQTCPFASVNPSSTPENFSASCLKSYAAGDSEWSAFEWMHTDCLPNLIKLACLLPVKEDNLRTIITKYLLEVSGLYGKDYLEHIMLPVFLVAAGDIDSGDFTYFPLSIQPKVRGLRPKTSTAEKLAIMCVFPLLLSGILGSPSSRQQLEEYLRKVLIQNTKDGSFSMHHTTEIINAVRFLCLFVEHHSVIFNVLWEMVVSSGTCLKINAAALLRALVCVLYMKDSVIFYAFYDIRFCFNVQVPYTDVKVASTHILPALVTLGSDQNLKVKYASIDAFGAVAQHFKNDMVVDKIRIQMDAFLEDGSHEASISVIRALAVAVPHSTDRLREYLLTKIFNMTSITPVSDDIERRCERANVLCEALRALDATDLPAMGVRDLLLPSIQNLLKDLDALDPAHKEALEIISRERSGGTLESISKVMGAHLGIASSVSSFFGESSLLTKKEGGEEHDPAGPTVPEPNLQAQPESTRFGRIMRSGFGDILRGQSKG, from the exons ATGGCAGCGGTGGGCGTAGGTGCAGCGGACGAGCGGTGGGCTTCGTTGTGCAACTGCGTGGTGAACTTCTTGCTGGAGGAGCGGTATCACCTCACGGCGCTAGAGCTAATGCAGGAGCTCCAGGAGGACGGCCGCTCCGCGCACGCCCTCCGCCTCCGCGCCTTCTTCTCCGATCCAGCGCTCTTCCCGCCCGATCTCGTCGCCCGCGCATCCTCTGCGCCGCCCG GAGCTGATCCACAGATTTTGCTACAAGAGAAAATAGCAGCAGAAGAAAAGTTGGCACTCGTGGAGTATGATCTGCGCCTAGCCAAAGAAGACCTTTCACAGTTCAAGCTTGACTTGCAAAAACAAAAAGAATCATCTCCTGATGATTCAAATG GGCTCCTTTTGGGTGCTTCTATACGTGAAGGATCTACTAGCCAACAAGACAAATGGGATACGAAAATTTCAGCATTAGGCCCTCTAAAGGATAATGAGCGAAAAGATCTTAACTGTGCTGTAAAAGAATACTTGCTTTTGGCAGGGTATCGATTTGCTGCTATGACATTCATTGAGGAG GTTCCTGATCAAGACCTTGatgtttggccaaacagttCAGCATGTGTCCCTGATGCCCTTCGTCGTTATTACTATCAGTACCTTTCATCTAGTGCAGAGGCTGCGGAG GAAAAAATATCCATACTTCAGGAAAATGAAACGTTACTTAAGGACAATGAACGACTCAATGCTGAAAATGATTCCTTGATGAAGAGCAGGGAAGGAGCTAATAGTCAGGTTACCGCTTTAAGAAAGTCTTTGGAAGCTGCACATAGAGATATAAAAGACAAGGAAAAAATG ATTCAAGACTTGAGGCAGTCACTGGATGTCCAGAGGAAGGAGCTGAATGACTGCAGAGCTGAAATTACAGCCCTGAAGATGTACATTGAAGGGACTCAATCAA ATGAGGACTCAAAAGGATCTGAAGCCGTAACAAAGAAGCTAGCATCGGCAGTAAATATTACTGATGATACACAGAAAGATCGCCAAGTTCTAGAAAGTAGTGTTGAAGGTTCCTCAATTTCAGAAACTCCAGTTTCTTTCACAACTGATGAGAATGGCAGCTATGATACTTCAGAAAAAGATAAATCTGCATCAAATATCTCATCGAACAATGTATGTTTTCAGAGTAATCTGCATGGAGCTTCCATGACTGGTAAAAGCCAGGGGAGTTCAGATGGCATATCCATGTATTTATCTATTGAGAAACTAGAGAGCCCAAGTAAACAAAAATGTTCAGATAAGATG GCTTTGGAGACTATAAAGATAGTTTCAGATGCACTTCCAAAGATTGTTCCTTATGTGCTCATAAACCATCGTGAG GAACTTCTTCCATTGATCATATGTGCTATAGAAAAGCATCCAGATAGCGATGTACGAGATTCCTTGACTCATACATTGTTTAACCTGATAAAACGGCCTGATGGAGAACAGAGACACATCATAATGGAT GCTTGTGTAGAATTAGCAAAGAGCATTGGTGAGATGAGGACAGAAACTGAGCTACTTCCACAATGTTGGGAACAG ATAAACCACCAATATGAGGAGCGTAGATTGCTTGTTGCCCAGTCGTGTGGAGAACTTGCCATTTATGTCCGTCCAGAGATACGAGATTCCCTCATTTTATCCATTGTGCAACAACTCGTTGAGGATGCTGCAGTTATTGTAAGGGAAGCTGCAACACATAACCTGGCATTGCTTCTTCCTATGTTTCCAAACCTGGACAAATATTATAAG GTTGAGGAGTTAATGTTCCAATTGGTCTGTGACCCATCTGGGGCAGTTGTGGAAGTTGCACTGAAGGAACTTGTTCCTGCTGTAGTAACATGGGGAGATAAACTTGATCAGATATCAAGAGTGCTATTGGCTCATATCCTGGCATCTGCTCAG CGGTGTCCACCTATTTCAGGTGTTGAAGGTACAATAGACTCTCATCTTCGTGTTTTAGGAGAACAAGAGCGCTGGAATATTGGTGTCCTTCTTCGAATGTTGACTGAGTTGCTACCATTTATTCATCAGAAAGCTATACAGACTTGTCCCTTTGCATCAGTCAATCCGAGTTCTACACCAGAAAACTTCTCAGCATCCTGCCTAAAATCATATGCAGC AGGTGACTCAGAGTGGTCAGCATTTGAGTGGATGCACACTGATTGCCTGCCGAATTTGATCAAGCTTGCCTGCTTGTTGCCTGTGAAAGAAGATAACTTAAGAACCATTATCACAAAG TACCTCTTGGAAGTATCTGGACTCTATGGCAAAGATTATCTGGAGCACATTATGCTACCTGTATTTCTTGTAGCAGCTGGTGATATTGATAGTGGCGATTTTACCTATTTTCCTCTATCAATCCAGCCAAAAGTCCGTG GCTTGCGGCCGAAAACTTCAACTGCTGAAAAACTTGCCATCATGTGTGTCTTCCCATTATTGTTATCTGGTATTTTGGGTTCTCCTTCCAGTCGTCAACAGTTGGAAGAATATCTGAGAAAAGTACTTATCCAAAACACCAAGGATGGTTCATTTTCTATGCATCATACTACTGAGATCATTAATGCAGTTCGGTTTCTTTG CTTATTTGTGGAGCACCATAGTGTCATCTTTAACGTTTTGTGGGAGATGGTTGTGAGCTCTGGTACCTGCCTGAAAATAAATGCTGCGGCTCTACTGAGAGCACTTGTATGTGTACTGTACATGAAAGATTCAGTGATCTTCTATGCTTTTTATGATATTCGTTTTTGCTTTAACGTACAGGTACCCTACACTGATGTGAAAGTAGCATCAACTCATATTTTGCCAGCACTTGTTACTCTTGGCTCTGatcaaaacttgaaagtaaaatATGCTAGTATAGATGCATTTGGAGCTGTTGCTCAGCATTTCAAAAATGACATG GTTGTTGACAAAATACGCATTCAAATGGATGCTTTTCTTGAAGATGGATCGCATGAAGCTTCTATTTCTGTTATTCGTGCACTTGCAGTAGCTGTGCCTCATTCAACAGATAGGCTACGTGAAT ATCTTTTAACCAAGATATTTAACATGACAAGCATCACACCTGTCAGCGATGATATTGAACGGCGTTGTGAAAGAGCAAATGTACTCTGTGAAGCACTCCGGGCTCTGGATGCTACAG ATCTTCCTGCTATGGGTGTACGTGATCTGCTTCTGCCATCAATACAGAATTTGTTAAAAGATCTCGATGCTCTAGACCCTGCGCACAAGGAGGCTTTAGAAATCATAAGCCGGGAAAGGTCAGGGGGTACGCTGGAAAGCATCAGCAAGGTAATGGGGGCACATCTTGGGATTGCATCATCGGTCAGCAGTTTCTTTGGTGAGAGCAGTCTCCTCACAAAGAAAGAAGGTGGCGAGGAACATGACCCTGCTGGCCCCACCGTGCCTGAGCCAAACCTGCAGGCTCAGCCAGAGAGCACGAGGTTTGGTCGCATAATGAGGAGCGGCTTTGGAGACATATTGCGAGGTCAAAGCAAAGGATAG